Genomic segment of Panicum virgatum strain AP13 chromosome 9N, P.virgatum_v5, whole genome shotgun sequence:
ACTCTCTCCaaccccccccctctctctctcaagctCAAGCCATGGGAGAGCTCTCTCCCCTCTTCCACCATTGAAGCACCTCCCCCTCGTCAGAGCCTCGCCAGAGCACGACGTCGACGGGCTGCACCATCCCCACCTCATCTCCTTGGAGCTTGAAGCTTCCCCAAGCTCTTCCTCCATCTTCCTCAAGCTCCAAGCAAGAAGAGCAAGCTCGAGCTTCACCAAGCCTTCTCCTCAACCTAATTTTTTTTGCTGAGATAGTACTTGACCCAAGTAAGCTCATCCCCATCCCCGATCCATCTCCATTGCCCTAGGTTTGAGCCATTAGAGCACCTTCACCATTGATGACCTAGAGCTCTCAAACCTCAATGCATGTTGGTTTTAGCTATCAAAATAGACTCCCTACGTTCCTACGAACCTTTAGAAACAAACCTCACCCCAAACCGAGGTCGGAAACACCGGGAACAGACTTTTCAATGTTCGTACGTCGAGCTGCCGGAAAGTCCGGGGCTACTGTAGAAAAGTCTGGGCCCGGACTATCCGGTGCTGAAACGCGGACTATCCGGGGTTGCCTGTCCGGACTAAAGTCTGGAGTGTCCGGGAACCCCTATAAAATGGTTCTTTGATAGTTATTTAATCCCATTGCTTTTAGTTATACTTGATCCCCATATGTACTATATATTTAGCCTCTTTTATCATGGTTTTGCACTAATAAATCATACTTCCCATATCATATGCATCTCATAGCAATCATTCTTGGCATATTTACTTATCAAGTATCATTGCACTCATGTAGAGACCGTGACGCCGAATCAAGAGGAGTGTGAGCACGAGTTGGAGATCGTGGGTGATGACGCTTCCATTGAAACTCAAGGCAGGCACCTATGCATTCTTTACTCTCTATTTTGGATCAATCAATTATATGTGTCTTGTTTGTGCATGAGTTACCGTACATTATCTATATGTATCGATGCTTGCTTAGAACCTAATCGATGCATTACCAACCTTGCCTAGGATAACCCCTCCTAGTTGAGTATGCTTGTTAGGCATCACGAGTTATATACTTAGCCTTGCATAGTTACAGTAGAAGTCGAGAGATGGAAAGGTCACCACCACTCGCGAGTTATAGGATATAATGTTTTATTCTACTTAGTTAGTCAATGATGAATAAAATTGAGCAACTATGAATGGTGATTCGGACTTGGGCAAGTATGGTAGAGCCATGTTGAGAGTGGAACTCAAATGGTTAGAtttgcttgagttgattaaggaccgatgcgtaatcgctttgatacttgagcacTTTTTCCGTACGAACCACATACTTAATTATGGGAAGGTAAACCAACTAGTATTagtcacaccttgccttgatcggattcggtgcgAGTCATGATGGAGTGTGATCGGCGGTTCCAGTGCACTTGCCCTTCCCGACCGTTCGCTTATAGtcggttgtgtttgtgtgaaaggttgaggcatgaatcaacacttatccttggccatgggtatggtcgttggtcttgtcctcatgtgggtaaagttgtacacccctgtagggttttcgatctattgcaatagccgcgctctcggacattgagcacgctcttgtactttgactttaaCGTAGAGTTACCGATGAAGTTCATGAAAGATTGAGCTTATGATGCATAATCACTTTATTTATGCAATTTCATTGATGGATGCTTAGAGATCATAGATGGTATGTCTTTTGCTTCTTACAACTTGATCAAAGTAGATGCTTTTATGCAAAACTAAATACCatgacctatccttgctactaaccaaatgcattctccttgaggtcgggCAAGTATATACCCATATCGGATAAGTCCTGCGAGTACCCtttgtactcatggtgctaTCATTAAAGTTGTTGCAGGTGATACCCAGCCGGAGGCCGTGTTTGGCTACTTCTACCCCGCGgacggaggtgcgggtgaggagtagatggccggtggctACGAGAAGGGCACTGTCAGCATATAGTGTTACCTTCTATTTTGCGTTATGTATGGAGTGCGCTTTGAGTAGACTTTCCGTTGCAAACTCTGAAAAACTTATGTAATGTACCTTGAACCTCTTTTGTAATATAACTTGTGTGTTGGACGTGGCTATATAATGGTATTATTGTTGTGCTGgtggagtgtgtttaaatcctgAGCGGTGCTCATGACACATTTCAAGAACTACCGGTGTTAGTTCTTTCTAATTGAGTTGATCAATGGATGATGACTCGATTAGACGGGATTAACTTGGGCTGCTTCCTCACAAATAGTCTTATTAAAATGCCATAGCATGAACTGCCCACGCAAATTCAGTGCGATTTGCAGTGAGCGGCACACCAACGAATCATGAATCGATCTTGTGAGATGCAAGGATCGGCTATCCAGCCAGGCACCACCCAACGAAAGTATTCCCCTGTTTTTTATTTCCATCTGTCTTGACCTAGACTATCAATCTCGTAGCGTGCACGCACTGTACGGTCACTGTTTCCCATGTGAGAGAGTCAGGGAGGACTTTGGCTCGGCATCGCAGTGGCATGCTAAAAGAAacacaagggggggggggggggggggggcatgcaATGGTGGCCATGGAAAAGATCTTCCAGGGCAGCACACATTCATGCATGTTCTCAGCTCCATGGAAAAGATCTTCCAGGGCAGCACACATTCAAAACTTCAAGAGTGTATGTGTGGCGCAGAAGAAGACAGCAGCGTCGACGCTGTTCCAGATATCCTAAGCAAATACTTGTACACGATGTGCTGCCATTGCTCTAGCagcgctcgctctcgctctggTAGACTCCTGCCATAGTGCCATGCCACTGCCAGAGCAAGCGCTGGTCCCGACCCGCGGCCGTCCTCTTCTGGCACGAGCTCGCCCAAAGGCAGCCATAGTCTCCGATCCGCCTCCAACCTGGAAAACCTTGCGCGCCTCCTCTCGTCACATGAAAAAACCGTTGCGAGGCCGGACCCGTCCGTGGCACGCATCGCTCTCACACGTGAGGCAGTTGCGATTCCAACAGAGATCATGTGTGTCCAAACGTGCGAACGCAATGGCAGGGCCGCCGTGGGGCGAGGAAAGGAACGCATGCACAACACATGGACGGACGGGCGTCTCACGAAGGGAATTGCACGGAGACAGcaaccggcggcggcagggcaccACCAAAGCGTACGCGCGGCTGGTGTGGCGGCGAAGGCCGATGATGCTCGGGCTCGGGCCGGTCGCGGGGGAACCGGATCCTGGGGGCTTTCCGCCAGAGTACGCAGGTAAAAGAGAGCCACTGCGTCGCAGGCTCAAAGCTCGGAATTGGATGCCGCACTGCGGCAGCCTCCAGGGGTGAAGAGGTTTTGAGCTGAAAGCACGGCGCTGCGACGCTGGCCGTGCCGTGCATGAAGCCATGAACGCAACGTCGCTGCCAGAATCTTGTCTCGGATTTGGACGTcagttgccccccccccccccccaacaatATGCCATGTCCATTGGCGAATCCAGCAAACACATCTAGGCCTAGTTTGGAAGCCCGTTTCCCGGCCGGGATCCCCGTCATTTCCCTGGGCCGGCAGCCCACGCGGAATCCTTCCACGCGGAGCCCGACATGTGACTTTGGAAGCCTGCTACATTGGGATTTCCGGCCCGGGTGAGTCCGATATCCCCGTGGAATCAGGCCCGGCCTACGAACATCGGGGAGAAGTCCCCCCGTCCGGCCGTCCCTCGTCTCTCGCTCGACTCCGCGAGGCGCCGAAGCGgaagtgccgccgccgccggctccgtcGCCGGCGCTTGATCTCCTCCTCCAACCTTGCGACGACAGCTTCTCCTCCGCCGGTGTCCCTGCAGTCTCCTCCTTCGCATCAGGTGATTCCCCTCTCCCCGTTCCCTCGCATcttcttgcccccaagctaggGTTCCTCCTCTCCTCACATCTTTTCTTGTACATCTTGTTGAAGAAAATTCGCGGCCAGGAGCAAGAGGAGATCCTGGCGTGGGTTCAACGGAGCAGGCGATCTGATACGCACGCTCCTCTCCATTCTCCCTGATCCCTCCCAGATCGATGCTTGTAATAGGTAAAGCAAACTCTGATGTGCCATATTTTGTTGATTTCCAGTGCCTCAGTGCTTCGCATGTACCATTTGCTTTGCATCTTGATCACAATTGTCACCGAAAAACACTGCTGATTTGCCTTTGTTCACCAACTGTCCCGATCCCCTATTATACAAGTCTAGGATCTCATTAATTCTAGGCGCCTCTTTCTGTTGCTTGTGCAAAAATAATTAGACAATCGCCTGCAAAAAGGAGGTGATAAATCCATGGCTCACTGCAGCTGACCCTGATCCCTCTTGTTGTAAAAATCTTTTATCTAGAACCATCAATAAAAGAAATAAGATCTTTACTGAAGGTGTAGTTACCACCCTAGATTCTTTGAGTCAAGTGTTATGGGGTCTCTTTTTCTGCCTCAAGTGCTTGACAGTGGTCTACAGCTTGTTATACTTGTAGTTACTAAAGGTAGTTTCTGCATCCTCTCTTAGTAGATTACATTTTAAAACAGCTTGTTAGTGTTAAGCATGAGAAGTACCTGCATCCTAATGGGCACTTTAGTACAAAAATGTTCAGATGGCTTCTCAGGCTAATACGATTTGTTGTTCCAGTATTTTTGACCTATCTTGTGGTTGATGcaatcattttattttattttccacCTTGTTACCTATGGTGCATCTATTGCCAAGAACAGATAAATTGAGCCATCATTTGGGGGCAATGTTTTAACAGCTTTAAGTTTAACATGAACGCAAGTCATAATTATTCTAATGGATAATGCTTTTTTTTATCTGGAAGATATCATTTGATAGAtgaattatatatattttttgatcTGGTCCAAAGTAGTAGGATtatttatttgataattaatatgtCCTTGCTACATGATCATACAAGTATTGATCTATTTTTTTTAGGCATTACCTTAGCTGTTGCTGCCTTGTACCATGTTAGTAAATAATAATTTACTAAATAATATTATCTATATACTAGATCATGGACTCTTGGGAAGAGGAAGTTAGGAGATTCAtgttagaggaagaagaagaggatgatgaATTATTTTTTGTTCTGGTCCCCGCACTTCAATTGGGCATGTATGATGAGAAAGAGCCAGAGCACACCTCAGTTTTGACCGGTCCAAAATATGTCAAAGAAGTCTTAGAAGGTCATGAGAGGTGGTGTAAAGTGGACTTTAGGATGGAATCTGAGATTTTTAGAGCTATAGTACACTTTCTTAGAGTGGAGAATCTATTACGTGACACGCGTGGTGTTATGATTGAAGAGCAGTTTGCAATGTTTATGTTCATGCTCTCTCATAATGCGAGCACCGAGAGGCTAAAAAAGAGATTCCAACATAGTGGTGAGACTATACATAGGAAAATTACAGAGTTCTTCGATATAATTCCAGCCCTTACTCATAAGTTTCTGAAGCTTCCAGATGTATACCAAACACATGTCAAGATTGCGTCCGACCCTCGATATATGCCTTTCTTCCAGGTTAGTTATAGGTACTAGATACTTGGCCCAATCATAACTGCACAGCACATGATTCCAACACTCATTCCttgatttaattttttttactgcAGAAATGCATTGGTTCTATAGATGGAACCCACATCCCTATCACCATTGCAGAAGAAAAGGCACCTCCTTACAGAAACATGAAAGGAACATTATCACAAAATGTAATGTGTGCCTGTGATTTTGATCTGAAATTCACTTTCATATCATGTGGATGGGAGGGATCTGCATCTGATGCAGGAGTTCTACGGTCTGCTCGTAATAAGGGATTTAATGTGCCGGTGGGGAAGTTCTACCTTGTTGATGCTGGATATGCAAATACACCCTCATTCATTGCTCCGTATAGAGGAGTTAGATACCACCTTAGTGAGTTCAGGAGGCATAGGTCATATGCAAACTATAAAGAATTATTCAACCATCGGCATGCACAACTGCGTAATCACATTGAAAGGGCTTTTGGAGTGCTGAAAAAGCGATTTCCAATTCTGAAAGTGGGTACATTCCATCCCATTGAAAATCAAATTAaaattccagcagcagcagcatttcACAATATTATTAGAGGGTATAATGGGGATGAAGGGTGGCTGGATCACCAACCAAACAATATCGACCCATCTGATTATGTTGAGCTACCAGAGGGTGATGATGAATACCCAAATGAAGTGGAATCAATCGATGGAAACACCCTGCGAGACCAAATTGCCCATCAGATGTGGGCTGCATACAATAATTAGTTGATCTTATGTGTGGTTCTTGTAATAATGTAATCTAGTACTATTATTTTATATGAAATGTAATGTACTCTATGTGTACTGTGTAAGACATATTATATATTGTAATAATGTAATTGGATATGTTTGTACTATTTTACTTCTGTTCCAGGGAGTGTTTAACTTCATCTTAACATCTTTGTATATGACTAATGCCATTGGATATGCTTTGGGACATGCAGCCATGTCAGGTGATGTTTCAAGGGCTGCTTGGAACTCCGCATACGAGAAAGGGCTTGTTGAAATATTACATGAGTATAAGGATAACCCAAAATATAAAGGTCAGAATGGTTGGTCATCAGAAGGGTGGAGGATTATCACTGCCAAGTTCAACGAGAGCTTTCCCATAGCTCACTTCACAAAGCAACAAattcaagaaaaggaaaaggagctTAAAGGTAACTACAAGACACTAAGAGATGCAAAAAAGGAAAGTGGTAATGGCTGGAATGAATCTTTGTGCATGATACTTGCCGAACCAAAAATCTGGGAGAAGTTAATTAAGGTAAGCTATTTGCTATATAAAATATAGTTAATGCTGCATCTATGTTACCTATATTGTCTAAGAAAATGTTGAGAACTAATTATACTTTTTATTCAATAGAACCATCCAAAAGTAGCAAAGTTTCGCAAAAAGCCATTTCCTCTCTTTTACCAATTGGAAGCACTATATGAAGGTGAAGTTCTCTCACCTAATCTGTTACTTTCAGCACTTAATTTGCTATTTGTAGGACCTAATATGATATTTTTAGCAATTATTCTATTACTCTCAGCAGCTAATATGATATGAATTATACTTTATTTGTACAGGAAGTATTGCCACAGGGAATCTTAACTTCACTTCAATTCAGCAAAAGGATCCTCTTGATGATGCTCCTATGGCTGCTCCAAGGGTTGCTCCTATGGCTGCTCCAAGGGTTGCCCCTATGGCTGCTCCAATGGTTGCTCCTATCGCTGCTCCAACTGTTGCTCCTATGGCTGCTCCTGCTGAGAGAAGTATCTCTGAACAAAGCCTCCACAGTGATCTTAGAGACTTTGGCAATAATCCGTATGTTTCAAGTTTTGATGGCCAAGGGACCTCAAGTGCACGCAATGAACAAAATGAAGCTCATTCTGCTCCAAGTGAAGGAGGAAGTGGGAGAAAGCGTAAGCAAAGTCACATTGGATCCGCTCTTGAGGATTATGTGGAGTTTAAAAAGAGTCAAACAAGCAAAACTTTGGAAGCTTTGAATGAAAAGAAAAAGCATGCTGAGGAATTTTGTTTTGAGAAGTGTGCTGATCAAGTGGATTCTATaaatgaattaacaaatgagGAGAAGTCATATGCTATAGAGCTCTTTGAATCTGATACAAACAGAGAAGTGTTCATGAAGACCAAAAATCCTGAAGTTCGTCTAATTTGGCTAAAGAGAAAAATCAGGTCTGTCTCTTTGAATATACTCAATATACTTAGTTAACTTGTCTGATCAGGTCTAACAAGAAAAACAAGTAGAGTTACTAAAGATGAATAGCTAAACTGATACATGTGCCAATTTGTGTTATCTGCAGAGTGCTCAGCGGACGTGCGATATAAAAACTGAAGAAAAATCAGGTATGTTTGGCTTGCACTTGAAATTAGACTGCTAATATGCTTTTTTAGAGTAGAACTGAATGTGCAGTGAGCAGTCATGGACTGCATCATTGTTTCTGAGCAGTAAGAGCATTTTGGCTGCATTTGACTATGTTATGTTGTGTCCTCCATGTGTCATGGCTTCCTGTAAAGAACCTACACGTTAGTCAATTTTCTATTGTAGATGTGTTTGACACCATCTTTGATTAACAAATCTACTAGTTGAGTAGCTATTTCTAGTAGCACAAAGCTTCAAAGATGTGTGTTAGATTAATGTTATTTTGTTTGATTAATGTGATTGCCAGTACCTGCTGGAGTTGTCAGGAAGGGTGGTACAATTTTGCTACTGACAGTGGCTCATACTGTTTAAATTTGATATCTTTTCACTCATGTCTTGGCGTTGCATTCATGACCTTTTTTGGACTACTGGTAGCTGAGGTAGAAAGTAGTAGTCCTAGTATGGTATGACACTGAACTTCATGTGTGAGGCTTCATGTGTTTAACTGCAAGAACATATGGTATGACATGAGCAGCCGCTAAGTAGTAGATTCAGAGTGTTATAATGCTCTAAATTTGTGTGTTGTTATAGGATCCTTGTTACAGATCCTGCCTACCATACATTTTGTATATCAGCAGtattgttctgttttttttttgaggcatTACTTTAGCTATTGTTCCTTGTACCATGTTAGTACTAAATAATATTATCTATATACTAGATCATGGACTCTTGGGATGAGGAAGCtagcatatgtatatatgtTACTGTTCATTTAATCAGTTGAATCAGTTCAGTTGCATTTAATCAGTTGAATCAGTTCAGTTGCATTTAATCAGTTGAATGCATAACTGTTATATTTTGTATTTAAAGAAGTAATATTGTTATGCATGGTGGTGGTTTGAAGCTGTGTCATTAGTTCTTCACCGGTGCTTTGGTAATTAAAGTAAACTTACTTTGTGTTGCTTTACAGAGCGCTTGCCGGAAATGGTGCTTAGAAGGTAGAAGTTATTTTGTGCAGGAGTGGAGCAAATGGAGATTGGTGAAAGTTTGTTATTGTGTTGCTAGTGACTTTGAAATGACAGATAgttttgcttgagttcttcctACTGTCTTAATTTTGTTCTAGTTCGAAAATTGTCAAATAAATAGCTCGTGACTTCAATTCTGAAGGCCACATGATTATCATGTTGCTCTGTTTATCCTCTAAAATTTTCTTAATTTTCTGAAGGCCACATGATTATCTTGGTTGGACAGTATATCTTTGCATGAATTGGACTCTCAAAACATGTGAGCTGGTTTCTATCAACAGCAATGGTCTCGTATTATGAATTATATGGTGCTGTTTATCTAGTAAACCTTGTGTTTCATGCATTTTGTgacttttcaaaaacaagctatatgtcttttttttcaaaacataCGCATCATCTCTCTCTCGTTGTCCAAAACAGCAAAACAGCAAAACAGCAGAAACAGACAGTAGTTATCTCCCCGGGAAAAAGTGTTCCAAACTGCAGCAGGGAGATTCTCCCGCTCGGGGAAATATCCCTAGGATGGAGGCGTGGAATTGATTGATCCATGAATTTCCCCGTCGGGGCTTTTCTCCACCGGGTTAAACAGCTCGTGCTGCCAAACTAAGCCCTAGAGGGGGCTCATCTcccttctcatcttcttcctcctcttcttttcttcttcttctcccccttcttcttcatAATTTCTTCCTAAAAATAAAGGGAGGGCTTAGAGGGGTATCCATTGATGTTGGGGAGGTAGGGGGGCTTgatcccccctagccccccccTTTGGATCCGCCCCTGGCCATGTCCCTCCCAGGTGAGGTCATCAGAAGATCAACTTCAGCAACGGGCATATGCCACCAATTACCACTTGACGTGATGCGATCTACGGGCTAGGGAAAAAAAAGTAATGTTATTAACTATTTTACCTTTTTTAAAATTAACTTTAACACGAACTTATGCCGCCAATTACCACTTGACGCGTGATGTATGTACATTTTGCagtattttcaagaaaatgCTGCGGAGTAGCACATATGGAATGGTAATGGATCATGACCTAGTCCAGTAGTCCTCTCTTCACATTCCAACTTGGTCTTTATGTAGTTTTAGCACAAAATTGTAAGAGTCCGACCTTTTTTAAATCCAACTCTTGTGTTATCTAGACTGACCTTTACCGCCCCTGCACGTaacgttttttttcttcttttgagaAGAATGTAAGTGCGGAACAAGAAGAAGCAAAGCCCATGTTTTTAGTTTTGCTCATGGGCTGCATTATAAATTCTGGCCCAGGTACAAACAGCAATGTTCTGACGACCCAGGTCTAAACAAGACCTTTAGCTTTTTCAG
This window contains:
- the LOC120693278 gene encoding uncharacterized protein LOC120693278; translation: MDSWEEEVRRFMLEEEEEDDELFFVLVPALQLGMYDEKEPEHTSVLTGPKYVKEVLEGHERWCKVDFRMESEIFRAIVHFLRVENLLRDTRGVMIEEQFAMFMFMLSHNASTERLKKRFQHSGETIHRKITEFFDIIPALTHKFLKLPDVYQTHVKIASDPRYMPFFQVSYRY
- the LOC120693277 gene encoding uncharacterized protein LOC120693277, translating into MTNAIGYALGHAAMSGDVSRAAWNSAYEKGLVEILHEYKDNPKYKGQNGWSSEGWRIITAKFNESFPIAHFTKQQIQEKEKELKGNYKTLRDAKKESGNGWNESLCMILAEPKIWEKLIKNHPKVAKFRKKPFPLFYQLEALYEGSIATGNLNFTSIQQKDPLDDAPMAAPRVAPMAAPRVAPMAAPMVAPIAAPTVAPMAAPAERSISEQSLHSDLRDFGNNPYVSSFDGQGTSSARNEQNEAHSAPSEGGSGRKRKQSHIGSALEDYVEFKKSQTSKTLEALNEKKKHAEEFCFEKCADQVDSINELTNEEKSYAIELFESDTNREVFMKTKNPEVRLIWLKRKIRVLSGRAI